Proteins found in one Oryza glaberrima chromosome 4, OglaRS2, whole genome shotgun sequence genomic segment:
- the LOC127769426 gene encoding uncharacterized protein LOC127769426, which produces MPPAKEWTRIIADSIDEAAGRVIELLEDTSKGNVMYFHGWGGLGASAVLRAVAKRLTMRSSPSPGRRRWEKMIHVDCSVWQSKRALQKAIAQELQLPWSLMALFDQHDEEDDFSGVEQSARGVIQDVSQAIFSILASRTFLVIFHNGSNGYIDLLECGVPVITGIFNKTVLWTSRSSFRITDFDMDNVSKEDRDKLAGLSDVAIYAYPTADDEYSFVNLFGMLLHQEAEEVARYTGVPQSAGMSTELVKKCIMYQLMLRQQHVDYTQHWDTHAANYWVCSGIIQTSDTTSSTSCHSSSPWEIAQALYNNLILEFLTMDDYSSNPAFAEAIQRALRVPSDFVDKSSFFFWTCDAIGNNKVDTTTACCRQKSLEAKMFQHRSASWLRVIHLFECTFSFASPPFLSCSSLRFLLLDHCKDKHNLGSAPNSTSAGDTDKETGISSGACFQKLWVLDLSYTDWYCLLSVEAQDLMVELRELNVKGVKHWSINHLLRDGNNSSAGVGSSTKPLGLLNLVKLQVTTEPITEDQHQSQVWKEDQVAATLFPNLSKCKIVKTIILDGCFELKRIDPHVLPPSLESFSFSSSSNDNDVHVSAKIESISFRGCTQLKSLLLRGLFQRLKQLDVSETCIKTLDLRAMRGNGSLKELFLLGCKELSAILWPKQDVSLEVLHIDTSSTELDHATGVVESSSFSPVEFKWYISLGDDRRLLRSLNDTKYPLDAPCIEISSPPASVATATTDGSELGGTISKRRPIAVSRAEQRWLMSTKSRRPAADNKKLYADVNSKIQHLQLQATMNGNWMWPYKQEDSTSHYISLQDDKRMQTKPFSSPSLPGSICERASGLHVHDSLSIASITSHSNEARKWNWLQWCRVERCPNIEGVVFTPPSPGSDEIFWHLKTFWASQLAKAHHIWDWGTRGQLHFQPGSTSFYLRVLHLDCCPRLIHVLSLYDSRLPYAYGGLETLEIVCCGDLKDVFRVDDSNQELLETREFRKLKHIHLHELPSLQRICGHRIVAPKLETIKIRGCWSLTRLPAVGLDSTHKPKVDCEKEWWDGLQWDGLEKGHHPSLFEPTHSCYYKKNLPRGSMLR; this is translated from the exons ATGCCACCAGCGAAGGAG TGGACCAGGATCATAGCAGACAGCATCGATGAAGCAGCAGGCAGGGTAATTGAATTGCTGGAGGATACAAGCAAGGGGAATGTGATGTATTTCCATGGCTGGGGTGGACTGGGGGCTTCAGCCGTCCTCAGAGCAGTCGCCAAAAGACTGACGATGAGGTCATCGCCATCGCCAGGAAGAAGAAGGTGGGAGAAGATGATCCACGTTGATTGCTCGGTGTGGCAGAGCAAGAGGGCCCTGCAGAAGGCCATCGCCCAGGAGCTGCAGCTTCCTTGGTCGCTGATGGCCTTGTTCGACCagcacgacgaggaggatgattTCAGTGGGGTGGAGCAGAGTGCTAGAGGGGTAATACAAGACGTCAGCCAGGCTATATTCAGCATTCTTGCCAGCCGCACATTCCTGGTGATCTTCCACAATGGGAGCAATGGCTACATTGATCTGCTAGAGTGTGGTGTCCCTGTAATAACAGGAATcttcaacaaaacggtgttgtggACCTCCCGAAGCAGCTTTCGGATTACCGACTTCGACATGGATAACGTAAGCAAGGAGGATCGGGATAAGCTTGCTGGGCTGAGTGATGTAGCTATATATGCTTATCCAACCGCAGACGATGAATATAGTTTTGTAAACTTATTTGGAATGCTTTTGCATCAAGAGGCAGAGGAGGTTGCCAGGTACACCGGTGTCCCTCAATCTGCTGGCATGAGCACCGAGCTTGTCAAGAAGTGCATCATGTATCAGTTGATGCTAAGACAACAACATGTGGACTACACCCAACACTGGGATACCCACGCAGCTAACTATTGGGTATGCAGTGGAATCATACAAACCTCAGACACCACTAGTAGTACAAGTTGTCATAGCTCATCGCCATGGGAGATAGCCCAAGCTCTTTATAATAACTTGATCTTGGAGTTTTTGACCATGGACGATTACAGCAGTAACCCAGCTTTTGCGGAAGCAATACAGAGAGCACTACGAGTGCCTTCTGATTTTGTGGACAAGTCATCCTTCTTCTTCTGGACATGTGATGCTATTGGCAATAACAAGGTCGACACAACTACAGCTTGTTGTAGACAGAAATCACTGGAAGCCAAAATGTTCCAACATCGATCTGCAAGCTGGCTACGTGTGATACATCTCTTTGAATGTACCTTCAGTTTTGCGTCTCCACCCTTCCTCTCTTGCAGCAGCCTAAGATTCCTCCTACTTGACCATTGCAAAGACAAACACAACCTCGGCTCAGCACCAAATAGTACTAGTGCTGGAGATACTGACAAGGAGACTGGTATTAGTAGTGGAGCATGTTTCCAGAAGCTATGGGTGCTTGACCTGAGTTACACAGATTGGTATTGTTTGCTATCAGTAGAGGCACAAGATCTGATGGTTGAGCTTAGGGAGCTAAATGTGAAGGGGGTCAAGCATTGGAGCATAAACCATCTACTCCGTGATGGTAACAATTCTAGTGCTGGGGTCGGAAGCAGCACCAAGCCCCTTGGGCTGCTCAACCTTGTCAAGCTCCAAGTCACAACCGAACCAATAACTGAAGATCAACATCAGTCACAAGTATGGAAGGAAGATCAGGTAGCAGCAACATTATTCCCGAACCTATCTAAGTGCAAAATCGTAAAGACGATCATTCTTGATGGTTGTTTTGAGTTGAAGCGAATTGACCCTCACGTCCTGCCACCATCACTCGAGTCATTTAGCTtctccagcagcagcaatgACAATGATGTTCATGTCTCGGCCAAGATAGAGAGCATCTCCTTTCGGGGATGCACCCAGTTGAAGAGTTTGTTATTGAGAGGACTATTTCAAAGGCTCAAGCAGCTGGACGTGTCAGAAACTTGTATTAAAACCCTCGACCTACGTGCAATGCGAGGCAACGGGTCTCTCAAGGAGCTATTTCTGCTTGGATGCAAGGAGCTTTCTGCAATACTATGGCCAAAACAAGATGTATCATTGGAGGTTCTGCACATCGATACTAGTAGCACAGAACTTGATCATGCTACAGGTGTAGTTGAATCATCATCATTCTCACCCGTTGAATTTAAATGGTATATTTCATTGGGGGACGACAGAAGGCTCCTTCGCTCGCTAAATGATACAAAATATCCCTTGGATGCACCATGCATCGAGATCTCATCCCCTCCTGCTAGTGTTGCTACTGCTACTACTGATGGTTCTGAATTAGGCGGAACAATAAGCAAGAGAAGGCCCATTGCCGTTAGCAGGGCTGAACAACGTTGGTTGATGTCGACCAAAAGCCGACGACCAGCTGCTGACAACAAGAAGTTATATGCGGATGTCAACTCCAAGATCCAGCACTTGCAACTACAAGCAACCATGAATGGCAACTGGATGTGGCCTTATAAACAGGAGGACAGCACCTCTCACTACATTAGCTTACAAGATGATAAGAGGATGCAGACGAAACCATTTTCGTCGCCATCTTTGCCAGGTTCCATCTGTGAAAGAGCTTCAGGCCTGCACGTGCATGACAGCTTGTCTATCGCAAGTATCACAAGCCATTCAAATGAGGCACGGAAATGGAATTGGCTACAGTGGTGCAGAGTGGAGAGATGCCCTAACATTGAAGGCGTTGTTTTCACTCCACCTAGTCCTGGTAGTGATGAAATTTTCTGGCACCTGAAGACATTCTGGGCATCCCAACTAGCAAAGGCGCACCACATCTGGGACTGGGGTACAAGGGGCCAGCTGCATTTTCAGCCTGGATCAACTTCATTCTATTTGCGAGTGCTACACCTAGATTGCTGCCCCAGGCTGATACATGTGCTTTCCTTATATGACAGCAGACTTCCCTATGCATACGGTGGGTTGGAAACCCTTGAGATCGTGTGCTGTGGTGACCTCAAGGATGTCTTCCGAGTGGATGATAGTAATCAAGAGCTACTGGAAACTAGAGAATTCCGGAAGCTGAAGCACATCCACCTGCATGAGCTGCCCTCTCTGCAACGCATCTGCGGGCATAGGATTGTGGCGCCCAAGCTCGAGACCATCAAAATCCGAGGCTGCTGGAGCCTCACCCGCCTACCGGCTGTTGGTCTTGACAGTACCCACAAGCCCAAAGTGGATTGTGAGAAGGAATGGTGGGATGGCCTGCAGTGGGACGGGTTGGAGAAGGGACACCATCCTTCCCTCTTTGAGCCCACCCACTCATGCTACTACAAGAAGAACCTGCCCAGAGGTTCCATGCTCAG GTGA
- the LOC127769975 gene encoding uncharacterized protein LOC127769975 produces the protein MPADEWTEIVVGSIDEAAEKIIDFLDDTSNNRSTVIYFEANICGLGSSAVLKKVAKRLRSSSPEKLKLGLDKIIHVDCSVWQSKRALQKAIAQELELPRSVMAMFDQRDEEDDLDGVEHGARGVIPDVTEAILNELAGHTYLVIFHNGSGGYIDVQECGVPIIMGLSSKRVLWTSQVRFGPWTGDDLHKFARLSDVAIYADPFDDESLLHEEAEEVARSTGVPKPGMSPEIVKECIMYYKVVRLIDGNHGIDWATHAANYWVCSGIIRSAGNTSAWEIAQALHTNLRLDWNDNVNNNEEKLAPLQVPCDSVIKASFFCTTSRGNKEATTSCKELLDDETFQHSSVDRLRVINLSQCTFSFASPPFLGCSSLRFLLLDRCKDKDKLRSGSAPNSTSAGDTDKDTGVSGGACFQKLWVLDLSYTDWYWLLSVEAQDLMVELRELNVKGVKHWSISHLLRDDNNSSTSVGSSTKPLGLLNLVKLQVATEPITEVQHQSQVLKEDQVAATLFPNLSSCKIVKTIILDGCFELTRIGPHDLPPSLESFSFSSNSNDNDVDVTAKIESISFRGCTQLKSVLLRGVFERLKQLDVSGTCIKTLDLRSMRGNWSLKELLLLGCKELRAILWPKQDVSLEVLHIDTSSTELDTRRSSSACY, from the exons ATGCCAGCGGATGAG TGGACGGAGATCGTTGTAGGCAGCATCGATGAAGCAGCAGAGAAGATAATCGATTTCCTGGACGATACGAGCAACAACAGAAGTACGGTGATCTATTTCGAGGCCAACATCTGTGGATTGGGGTCATCCGCCGTCCTGAAAAAGGTGGCCAAACGACTGAGATCGTCGTCACCGGAGAAGCTGAAGCTGGGGTTGGACAAGATCATCCATGTGGATTGCTCGGTGTGGCAGAGCAAGAGGGCCCTGCAGAAGGCCATCGCCCAGGAGCTGGAGCTTCCTCGGTCGGTGATGGCCATGTTTGATCAGCGTGACGAGGAGGATGATCTCGACGGCGTGGAGCACGGTGCCAGAGGGGTGATACCAGATGTCACTGAGGCGATTCTTAACGAGCTTGCCGGCCACACATACCTAGTGATCTTCCACAACGGAAGCGGCGGCTACATAGATGTGCAGGAGTGCGGTGTTCCTATAATAATGGGACTCTCGAGCAAAAGGGTACTGTGGACATCCCAAGTCAGGTTTGGGCCCTGGACCGGGGACGATCTGCACAAGTTTGCCAGACTGAGCGATGTCGCTATATATGCTGATCCTTTTGATGATGAATCCCTACTGCATGAAGAGGCTGAGGAGGTTGCTAGGTCTACTGGTGTCCCAAAACCTGGCATGAGCCCTGAGATTGTCAAGGAGTGCATCATGTACTATAAGGTGGTGAGACTGATAGATGGTAATCATGGCATTGACTGGGCCACCCACGCGGCTAACTACTGGGTATGCAGTGGGATCATACGATCCGCTGGCAATACGTCGGCATGGGAGATTGCCCAAGCTTTGCATACCAACCTGAGATTGGATTGGAATGACAATGTGAATAATAATGAAGAAAAACTAGCTCCACTACAAGTGCCTTGTGATTCTGTAATTAAGGCATCATTCTTCTGTACTACATCTCGCGGCAACAAGGAAGCAACCACAAGCTGTAAAGAGTTATTGGACGACGAAACGTTCCAACATTCATCTGTAGACAGGCTGCGTGTGATAAATCTCTCCCAGTGTACATTCAGTTTTGCATCTCCGCCCTTCCTCGGTTGCAGCAGCCTAAGATTCCTCCTACTTGACCGTTGCAAAGACAAAGACAAGCTCCGCTCAGGCTCAGCACCAAATAGTACTAGTGCTGGAGATACTGACAAGGACACTGGTGTTAGCGGTGGAGCATGTTTCCAAAAGCTATGGGTGCTTGACCTGAGTTACACAGACTGGTATTGGCTGCTATCAGTAGAGGCACAAGATCTAATGGTTGAGCTTAGGGAGCTAAATGTGAAGGGGGTCAAGCATTGGAGCATAAGCCATCTACTCCGTGATGACAACAATTCTAGTACTAGTGTCGGAAGCAGCACCAAGCCCCTTGGGCTGCTCAACCTTGTCAAGCTCCAAGTCGCGACCGAACCAATAACTGAAGTTCAACATCAGTCACAAGTATTGAAGGAAGATCAGGTAGCAGCAACATTATTCCCGAACCTGTCTAGCTGCAAAATCGTCAAGACAATCATTCTTGATGGTTGTTTTGAGTTGACACGGATTGGCCCTCATGACCTGCCGCCATCACTCGAGTCATTTAGCTTCTCCAGCAACAGCAATGACAATGATGTTGATGTCACAGCCAAGATAGAGAGCATCTCCTTCCGAGGATGCACCCAGTTGAAGAGTGTGCTTTTGAGAGGAGTGTTTGAGAGGCTCAAGCAACTCGACGTCTCAGGCACTTGTATTAAAACCCTCGACCTACGTTCAATGCGAGGCAACTGGTCTCTCAAGGAGCTCCTACTGCTTGGATGCAAGGAGCTTCGTGCAATACTATGGCCAAAACAAGATGTATCATTGGAGGTTCTGCACATCGATACTAGTAGCACAGAGCTTGATACTAGACGCTCGTCATCTGCTTGTTACTAG
- the LOC127769533 gene encoding uncharacterized protein LOC127769533 has translation MALSTLLLPSSSSSSKTATATDTSDRRRHHHHHNHTKRKKKPPPPSLSPMPRTPPPAGSGSHRAMAPSSKKSTKQVVVAAKTTTGHRPKKAAAPTMPSRGGAPSASAAPVSSSWEQLKSLLSCRSATAAARVHDPAAPSSALSRLRSHGAGACGASLCAIRDVVDAASSASAASTAAASLDRDTTPLTRSSRRAHRAATSSSGGGGGHHASLRGLSGCYECRAINVEPMSRRYPRPRELCACSQCGEVFTKADSLEHHQAIRHAVSELGPEDSGRNIVEIIFKSSWQKRDRPICQIDRILKVHNAARTVARFEAYRDAVRTRCRATAARAAADGNELLRFHPAALACPLGLNGATSLCDDDDACGVCAAIRHGFAPWAGAHPLGVRTTASSGRAHDCGAAAAAAQQAGGCRAMLVCRVIAGRVRRNDDDGGAEEEEGAFDSVAGDEAASSVYGNLEELFVANPRAILPCFVVIYRVVPE, from the exons atgGCGCTCTCcactctcctccttccctcttcttcttcctcctccaagaCGGCCACTGCCACCGACAcctccgaccgccgccgccaccaccaccaccacaaccacaCCAAGCGCAagaagaagccgccgccgccgtcgctctcaCCGATGCCGAgaacgccgccgcctgcagGGAGTGGAAGCCACCGTGCCATGGCCCCGTCGTCCAAGAAGAGCACCAAGCAGGTCGTCGTCGCGGCCAAGACGACGACCGGCCACCGccccaagaaggcggcggcgccgacgatgcCGTCTCGTGGTGgcgcgccgtcggcgtcggccgcgcCGGTGTCGTCGTCGTGGGAGCAGCTGAAGAGCCTGCTGAGCTGccggagcgcgacggcggcggcgcgcgtgcacgaccccgccgcgccgtcgtccgcgtTGTCGCGGCTCCGCagccacggcgccggcgcgtgCGGCGCGTCGCTCTGCGCCATCCGCGACGTGGTCGACGCCgccagctccgcctccgcggcgtccaccgccgccgcgtccctcGACCGCGACACCACCCCGCTCAcccgctcctcccgccgcgcccaccgcgccgccacctcctcctccggcggcggcggcggccaccacgcCTCCCTCCGTGGCCTCTCCGGCTGCTACGAGTGCCGCGCCATCAACGTCGAGCCCATGTCAAG GAGGTATCCGAGGCCACGGGAGCTGTGCGCATGCTCGCAGTGTGGGGAGGTGTTCACCAAGGCCGACAGCTTGGAGCACCACCAAGCCATTCGCCATGCTG TGTCGGAGCTGGGGCCGGAGGACTCGGGGCGAAACATCGTGGAGATAATCTTCAAGTCGAGCTGGCAGAAGCGCGACCGTCCGATCTGCCAGATCGACCGCATCCTCAAGGTGCACAACGCGGCGCGCACCGTGGCGCGCTTCGAGGCCTACCGCGACGCCGTCCGCACCCgctgccgcgccaccgccgcccgcgccgccgccgacggcaacGAGCTCCTCCGCTTCCaccccgccgccctcgcctgcCCGCTCGGCCTCAACGGCGCCACCTCGctctgcgacgacgacgacgcctgcGGCGTGTGCGCGGCGATCCGGCACGGGTTCGCGCCGTGGGCGGGCGCGCACCCGCTCGGCGTGCGCACCACGGCGAGCAGCGGCCGCGCGCACGactgcggcgcggcggcggcggcggcgcagcaggcgGGCGGGTGCCGGGCAATGCTGGTGTGCCGCGTCATCGCCGGCCGTGTCCGCcggaacgacgacgatggcggtgcggaggaggaggagggagcgttCGActcggtggccggcgacgaggcggcgagcAGCGTGTACGGCAACCTGGAGGAGCTGTTCGTGGCGAACCCAAGGGCCATACTGCCGTGCTTCGTCGTCATCTACCGTGTTGTCCCCGAGTGA